From the Manis javanica isolate MJ-LG chromosome 13, MJ_LKY, whole genome shotgun sequence genome, one window contains:
- the LOC140845391 gene encoding olfactory receptor 14I1-like translates to MNVSSSRELQVLQGLIFLVVYLGAVAGNLLTFTIIVIDPHLHFPMYFFMGNLALTDCGYISVTVPKSIMNSLMGSKLISLRECAAQTFLYIFFGSAEFFFLVVMSYDRHVAICHPLHYGLTMPPRLCTQVAGVSGASGLVNSAVRTGTIFRLTFTVSNVIHQYFCDVPQIMSIAPQAVQFSELVALAVSSCLMLLCL, encoded by the coding sequence ATGAACGTCTCCAGCTCCCGGGAGCTCCAAGTCTTGCAAGGACTGATATTCTTAGTGGTTTATCTGGGAGCTGTGGCTGGAAATCTTTTGACATTTACCATCATTGTTATAGATCCGCATCTTCACTTCCCCATGTACTTCTTTATGGGCAATTTAGCCCTCACAGATTGTGGCTACATCTCAGTTACCGTTCCCAAATCCATCATGAATTCTCTAATGGGCAGTAAATTGATTTCTCTCAGAGAATGTGCTGCTCAGACtttcctatatattttctttggatctGCAGAGTTCTTTTTCCTTGtggtcatgtcctatgaccgccaTGTTGCCATTTGCCATCCTCTGCACTATGGGCTCACCATGCCCCCACGTCTGTGCACACAGGTGGCTGGTGTCTCAggggccagtgggctggtcaaCTCTGCTGTCCGCACAGGGACCATATTCAGGCTTACCTTCACAGTGTCCAATGTGATTCACCAGTATTTCTGTGATGTACCTCAAATTATGAGCATAGCACCCCAGGCCGTGCAGTTTTCTGAGTTGGTGGCCCTCGCTGTAAGTTCTTGCCTCATGTTACTCTGCTTATGA